A section of the Acanthochromis polyacanthus isolate Apoly-LR-REF ecotype Palm Island chromosome 13, KAUST_Apoly_ChrSc, whole genome shotgun sequence genome encodes:
- the LOC110966295 gene encoding LOW QUALITY PROTEIN: vomeronasal type-2 receptor 1 (The sequence of the model RefSeq protein was modified relative to this genomic sequence to represent the inferred CDS: inserted 1 base in 1 codon), whose product MEIRRFLLGLCTFFFIYRSLSAESTCKLKAKFNLSGYKDVEKKKVVVGGXFPVHKRIASTDGNTSRVPVSSGCEGFNLRTFRWTQTMLFAISEINDRTDLLPDTDLGYVIYDSCFTISKAVEGTLTYLTGQDEAVPNYRCGTGAPLAALVGAGGSDLSIATARILGLYHFPQVSYSSTCSALQSKFQFPTFLRTIPNDKHQSTAMAQVVLHFGWTWVGTIAADDDYGKYGIKDFKEQVEEAGVCISFSETLPKVSSPEAIQRIVQTVVESTAKIIVVFSSDVDLSPLIAELLQHNVTNRTWIASEAWVTSALINQPGVSSVLAGTLGFGVKKADIPGLQRHLLDLDPFADSITEEFWETVFNCTLDYGKALRLAKQRAKEVNSTLSRAVRGVPDGLCNGRESLAQLNTTYSDVSQLRITYSVYKAVYAVAHALHNLEHCEQGKGPFTGNSCADITNFEPWQLMYYLKNVRFKVPNTEEEIYFEDGDIEGFYDIINWQVNSNGDVSYVTVGRYNGSAAQQDRIHIMNDSIVWNNEGLEPPRSVCSENCQPGTRKGIRQGEPVCCFDCIPCADGEISNTTNARECILCSGDYWSNEAHDACVPKIIEFLAFGEPLGITLIVISAFGALVTIAVGVVFLVHIGTPLVKANDALLSFSLLFSLVVTFLCSIVFLGEPQRWSCMTSQVALALGFALCLSSIMGKAAVLMLRAQALKAARARAKAAAKAAKAAAEEAANSGSPDVIVTNTTNNNDASTCPNPEVDSLTCAHQRAIAALATLIQAIACTVWLIILPPHPVKNTSAQNIKIILECDEGSVVFICCIFAYDILLALLAFVFAFIARKLEDHFSEAKCVTFGMLVFFIVWISFVPAYLSTRGKFMVAVQIFAILASSFGLLTCIFLPKCYVLLIKPERNTEEMMRPRAKPRDGTSTGTSASLATAGTEVNSTIASTAIDD is encoded by the exons ATGGAAATCAGACGCTTTTTACTTGGATTATGCACCTTTTTCTTCATCTACAGATCTCTTTCAGCAGAGTCCACGTGCAAGCTGAAGGCCAAGTTCAACCTGAGTGGCTACAAAGATgtagagaagaagaaggtggtTGTTGGGG TGTTTCCAGTTCACAAGCGTATAGCTTCCACTGATGGCAACACTTCAAGGGTGCCTGTCTCCTCGGGGTGTGAGGG ATTTAACCTCCGAACCTTCCGCTGGACACAAACAATGCTGTTTGCCATCAGTGAAATCAATGATAGGACTGATTTGCTGCCCGACACTGACCTGGGTTACGTCATCTACGACTCCTGCTTCACCATCTCCAAAGCCGTAGAGGGCACCCTGACCTACCTGACAGGCCAAGATGAAGCCGTACCCAACTACAGATGCGGCACTGGGGCACCTCTGGCTGCTCTAGTGGGGGCTGGGGGCTCCGATCTCTCCATTGCCACTGCCAGGATACTTGGGCTTTATCATTTTCCACAG GTCAGTTATTCTTCAACTTGCTCTGCGCTGCAGAGTAAGTTCCAGTTCCCCACCTTCTTAAGGACCATTCCCAATGACAAGCACCAGTCTACAGCTATGGCCCAGGTGGTGCTACATTTTGGCTGGACCTGGGTGGGCACCATAGCTGCTGATGATGATTATGGAAAGTATGGCATTAAAGACTTCAAGGAGCAggtggaggaagccggagtctGCATCTCCTTCTCTGAGACCCTGCCCAAG GTGAGCTCCCCAGAGGCCATCCAGCGTATCGTTCAAACTGTGGTTGAATCCACAGCAAAGATCATCGTGGTCTTCTCATCAGACGTGGACCTCAGTCCTCTCATCGCTGAGCTGCTCCAGCACAATGTGACCAACCGTACCTGGATAGCCAGCGAGGCCTGGGTCACCTCGGCTCTCATCAACCAGCCAGGG GTGAGCTCAGTCCTGGCTGGTACTTTGGGTTTTGGGGTGAAGAAGGCTGATATCCCTGGTCTTCAGCGCCATCTACTGGATCTGGACCCCTTTGCTGACTCAATCACTGAGGAATTCTGGGAGACG GTGTTTAACTGCACGCTGGATTATGGAAAAGCACTGAGGTTGGCCAAACAGAGGGCAAAGGAGGTGAACAGCACACTATCCAGAGCAGTGAGGGGCGTACCCGACGGTCTGTGTAATGGGAGAGAGTCTCTGGCACAACTTAATACTACCTACTCCGACGTCTCCCAGCTACGAATCACCTACAG CGTGTACAAAGCAGTGTATGCTGTGGCCCACGCCTTGCACAACCTGGAGCACTGTGAACAAGGAAAGGGGCCGTTCACTGGGAACAGCTGTGCAGACATCACTAACTTTGAGCCGTGGCAG CTGATGTACTACCTGAAGAATGTGCGTTTTAAAGTGCCCAACACGGAGGAGGAGATCTACTTTGAAGACGGGGACATAGAGGGCTTCTATGACATCATTAACTGGCAGGTCAATAGTAATGGGGACGTATCTTATGTCACCGTTGGACGCTACAATGGCTCGGCAGCCCAGCAGGACAGAATCCACATAATGAATGACTCCATTGTGTGGAACAATGAGGGGTTGGAG CCTCCTCGATCAGTGTGCAGTGAGAACTGCCAGCCGGGGACCAGGAAGGGGATCCGGCAGGGGGAGCCAGTCTGCTGCTTCGACTGCATCCCGTGTGCTGACGGAGAGATCAGCAACACAACCA atgCTCGTGAATGTATCCTCTGCAGTGGAGATTACTGGTCCAATGAAGCTCATGACGCCTGTGTACCAAAAATCATTGAGTTCCTGGCCTTTGGAGAACCGCTGGGAATCACTCTCATCGTCATCTCTGCTTTTGGAGCCTTAGTCACCATTGCTGTTGGG GTGGTGTTTCTTGTGCACATTGGAACCCCTCTGGTGAAAGCCAACGACGCTCTGTTGAGTTTCTCTCTGCTCTTCTCGCTGGTGGTGACCTTCCTCTGCTCCATCGTCTTCCTCGGAGAGCCGCAGCGCTGGAGCTGCATGACCAGCCAAGTAGCCTTGGCTCTGGGCTTCGCTCTCTGCCTGTCCTCCATCATGG GTAAGGCGGCAGTGTTGATGCTCAGAGCTCAGGCCCTGAAAGCAGCACGAGCCAGAGCCAAAGCAGCTGCCAAAGCCGCAAAAGCAGCAGCTGAAGAAGCAGCCAACAGCGGCAGTCCTGATGTCATTGTAACAAACACAACCAACAACAATGATGCCAGTACCTGTCCAAACCCTGAAGTTGACTCTCTCACCTGTGCCCACCAGAGGGCGATAGCTGCCTTGGCAACATTAATACAG GCTATAGCTTGCACAGTGTGGCTCATCATCCTCCCTCCACACCCCGTCAAGAACACCTCTGCCCAGAATATAAAGATCATTCTCGAGTGTGACGAAGGTTCAGTGGTCTTCATCTGCTGCATCTTCGCTTATGACATCCTGCTGGCTCTGCTGGCCTTCGTCTTCGCCTTCATAGCCCGCAAACTGGAGGACCACTTCAG TGAGGCAAAGTGCGTGACCTTTGGCATGCTGGTCTTCTTCATCGTCTGGATCTCCTTTGTCCCTGCTTACCTCAGCACACGGGGCAAGTTCATGGTCGCCGTCCAGATTTTTGCCATCCTGGCTTCCAGCTTCGGCCTGCTGACCTGCATCTTCCTGCCCAAGTGCTATGTTCTCTTGATTAAACCTGAACGCAACACCGAGGAGATGATGAGGCCTCGTGCCAAACCTCGGGACGGGACCTCGACCGGGACCTCAGCCTCTCTAGCTACAGCTGGAACTGAGGTCAATTCTACGATTGCATCCACTGCTATCGATGATTAG